In Dyadobacter sp. CECT 9275, the following proteins share a genomic window:
- a CDS encoding DUF6056 family protein, producing the protein MNKLYKKYRIFGNWLNIMFMVSVLAPLLVLAVYNHPSIADDYCYIDTVFKYSWFEAMNFYYSGWTGRYFGIFLNHSNPLLFHSVIGFKVLPFILILGLIFSLYSLFRHLTPTLSRLAHLGFAGVVFFLYLIKMASIVEAFYWMAAFVTYTVPNTFTLFWIVLVLRWYRQDTQPAKTLVGVLAGFLIFAIIGSSETNLLVIMLLIAAWWFYRLVFQRKVDGFMIAMMATALISCYLYFSSPGNQARLGGNPLGGNVMFSLISSFKKFGELAYDWVLKSPLLFFTILWLVILSRLSKGARTYFSIPAWFAFLLFVGVVTAQLFPSYYGVGIEPTPRVVNCVYFFFLIGWFYVAGVIFHNFNLSETGIFDISKTRYAVIYFITILSVILSFYRSNNVRIMYTDILTGRAAAFDKENYERYALLKNSKEKVVYLPALKIRPSSLFVDDITPDNKHWWNKCLAGYYGKEAVYLAE; encoded by the coding sequence ATGAATAAGCTCTATAAAAAATACAGAATTTTCGGTAACTGGCTTAATATCATGTTTATGGTGAGTGTGCTCGCTCCTTTGCTGGTACTGGCCGTGTACAATCATCCGTCCATCGCAGACGATTACTGTTACATTGATACTGTTTTCAAGTACAGCTGGTTTGAAGCGATGAATTTTTACTATTCGGGCTGGACGGGACGGTATTTCGGTATTTTTCTGAATCACTCCAATCCGCTTCTTTTTCATTCCGTCATCGGTTTCAAAGTACTGCCGTTTATCCTGATCCTGGGATTGATCTTTTCACTTTACAGCCTTTTCAGGCACCTGACGCCCACTTTGTCGCGGCTGGCGCATCTGGGTTTTGCGGGCGTGGTGTTTTTTCTCTATCTGATCAAAATGGCCAGTATAGTAGAAGCTTTTTACTGGATGGCTGCTTTTGTAACTTACACGGTACCTAATACTTTCACCCTTTTCTGGATTGTACTGGTACTTCGCTGGTACAGGCAGGATACGCAGCCTGCGAAAACGCTAGTCGGCGTACTGGCTGGGTTTCTGATATTCGCTATTATCGGAAGTTCGGAAACCAATTTACTGGTCATTATGCTCCTTATTGCCGCTTGGTGGTTTTACAGGCTGGTATTTCAGCGCAAAGTGGATGGTTTTATGATTGCCATGATGGCCACGGCACTCATTTCCTGCTATTTGTATTTCAGTTCGCCCGGTAACCAGGCACGCTTGGGGGGAAATCCGTTGGGAGGGAATGTGATGTTTTCATTGATTTCTTCATTTAAGAAATTCGGAGAGCTTGCCTACGACTGGGTACTGAAGAGCCCTTTGCTTTTCTTTACCATTTTGTGGCTTGTTATACTTTCCCGGTTGTCAAAAGGTGCCAGGACCTACTTTTCCATTCCGGCTTGGTTTGCATTTCTGCTTTTCGTCGGGGTGGTAACCGCGCAGTTGTTTCCTTCGTATTATGGCGTAGGCATCGAGCCCACGCCACGGGTTGTGAACTGTGTTTACTTTTTCTTTCTAATCGGCTGGTTTTATGTGGCAGGGGTAATCTTCCATAATTTTAACCTGAGCGAAACCGGGATTTTTGACATCTCCAAGACCCGCTACGCGGTCATTTATTTTATTACGATATTATCAGTGATCCTATCGTTTTACAGAAGTAATAACGTACGGATCATGTATACGGATATTCTTACCGGCAGGGCTGCCGCGTTTGATAAGGAGAATTACGAGCGTTACGCCCTCCTTAAAAATTCAAAAGAGAAAGTGGTTTATTTGCCAGCTCTTAAAATTCGTCCATCCTCCCTTTTTGTGGATGATATTACCCCGGACAACAAGCATTGGTGGAATAAATGCCTGGCCGGGTATTATGGCAAAGAGGCAGTATACTTAGCTGAATAA